TCTGCCTGTGCGGAAGAGGGGTGCTGCAGGCCAAACACAAAGACCGGAATACCCCGGTAGCGCCAGCTACATGAAAGGCTATCGAGATCTGAGGAATCCAGTTGAATGCCTGTACGAATAGCGTGGGCCAAGCTATTTCGGTTTACTTTCCTGTTAGCCTGTTGTTGCGGAATACGCTTGCGTCCTGAAACAGATGTTATTTGGCCACTGGCAAGATATGAGAGAGACGCTGCAGGCATAGGCTTGATATCAGACCGTGACACTTGAGTTTTACGGTTGGGAATAAGCTGAAAGTTGGTTAGCTTCACAGCGCCTCCTCAAGAATTTGCAGGATATGACTTTCAGAATCCCGCACGACCCTAAAGGCTACCCGGCGGGAGCGATCTGCGTCTTCTATACCACTGGCATTGAGTACCGGACGGGCGGAGGAGTAACCCACAGCTGCGACCTTTGCGCGTACCAGTACTGCTTGAGCTGGTGGTAGCAGGGAGTGCGCATATTGCATTACTGCCCGTGATCTCTGTTGTGAAAGGCGCAAGTTGTGAAAGTAACCCCCCTCTGGTGCGGATTGGTCACCCCATTCAGAGCTTGTATGCCCCTCAATTTGGATTGCGGCAATAGTATCCATATAAGGAGTGAGTGCAGCGATGTATCGCGGCACAAATGAAGACATAATCTCGCGCGCGTTGTCACTCAGAGTAAAGTCGCCAGTCTTGAACAGTGCATCACTGTTATTAAAAGAGATGGCAAGGGTCTGCTTATCCAGGGAGGCTCCCCATTGGTCCAGATCGTGGGAAAACTCCTGCTGCAGTGTTTGATAAATCGCAAGCTGAGTATCCCGATAAGACTCCGCAAGTTCTCGAATCTTGGCGCGCTCATCTATCAGGGAACGCATCACAAAGACGGCGATACAGAGAAACACCATCATCAGGCCAGCCATCATGTCGGATAGGCTGATCCACTGGCTTTCACTTGACTCGCTGCTGGAGTGAGCGCTATCAAACATGCTCCTCTCCGGCGACCTGTTTCACTTGAGCGTCGATACGCTTCATTTGCTGGATCAACTGGCGGAAGTCCCGTGAGAACTCGCCGCTTAGCGTACCGAGAGCATCGCCCATTGCCGCCATTACGCTTTCTACTTCACTGTGTAATCGCTGATCCAGCAGTTCATACTGCCGCTTGATGCTTACATCTGCATTGGTTAAATCGTGAGTGATCACCTGGGATAGTTCGGTAATCATTTGCTGGTGAGTCTTGGCGATAAGCTGCGCAAGCTCTGTCATTGATTCGCGATGGCTGCTGGCGCTCTCCTGAATGATGCTGGAGAATTGATTGGGATCGATATTAGTTAGAACATCGGCGAGAGCAACCACTTTATTCGTTCTTTGCTCAAAGACCTTGGCCTGAGTTTCGCTCAGGGAGATCAGGTGTTGAACTTGAGTACCCAATTGCTGATTCGCTTTATCAATACCCTGGGTAAGAGATTCGAATTTTGGTGCTATATCCGGAATCGATTTTTGCAGGATTTCAATGGATGCCTGCTGCTCATTGAGCATGACTGAAATTTGTTCTGAATGGGTACGTTGCTGCTCAACCAACGAAGGGATAACGTTAAATATTTCAGGAAGTTCGGTGATACGCTGGTGTAACTGCAGAAGATTTTCCTGGGCGCCGTTGATTTCGATCAGCAGTGACGTAGTTTGCTCACGATAGATTGTGGCTAACTCAGCATGTTGCTCATGTTGATCTATTAAAGCCTGTAAGGCAGGGGATACTGCTTCCAGTTTTTGGGTGAACTGCTGCAGGTTTTCACCCATTTGTGCATTGAGGCCTTCGTTGAACTTCTCTACAACTGAGCTAAGCGACTGTAGTACTTCTTCACTGATGCCGTGTTGAAACTTGGCCAAATCCTGGCGCTGGGCATTAATTGCCAACAAAATATCATCTGCCGTTGCTTTGGTTGGTTGATCCTTACTGAATACTTGAAAGATCGTACGCAGTATTAAGGAAAGAAATAACCCCAAAATACTGGTTAAAAAGGCAGTTTCCAGGCCCTGCATGAGTTCTGAAATAGAGGTGTCGATATCAGCCAGGTCAAAGCCATAGATACCGATAATGATACCAATAAAGGTGCCTAGGATACCGAGGCCGGTCAGAAGTGATGGAGTCTCTTTTACAAAGCGCGGAAACTTGCCCAAAGGGTAAAAGATCAAGGCGATAGCGCTGAGGGCAAGCATTACTATAAGAAAGGTGTCGGTCACCTGTTCTGGAGATAACTTAGTCAACCAGTGGTAGAAGAACTGGGTCATTATTGATCCTTTACAACTTTTTGCATTGTTATTTCGTGATAAAAAGGCCCGTTGGGTACTCGACCGGTGCCCTGGCCAAGCACTTTCATTTGCGGCAGTGACTTCACTACATCGGTTATGGTGCGAAACTTTATCTGCTTCTTTCCGGCTGGGTGGATATAGGTTCCGACAAGGCCAGATTGTTGAATCTCAAAAACTCCACAATTGATTGGAAGTTGCTCTTGCTTAAATAGCAGAAAATGCATCACCCCACCATCCGCAAGGTATTGGTAAAGGGCGCTGGTGATGGATTGTATTTCCTCGGCGGAAAAGAAATTCAACAGATCCCAGAGTAAAATACAATCCAAATTGACAGGCAGGGTCGCCTGCCGTAATGCTGCCTGTACCACACTATCAAATGGTAACTTGCGACTACAATGCCAGATAATTGCAGAATAAAGATCAGCAATAAACAGCTCACCAACCGAGCGCTGGAGGTACTGCATATTCCTGCCGGCCTTCTGCCCAACATCAAGGGCTTTGCTCATGGGTGAGCGTGCAGTATGGGTGAGTGCTGTACTGAGTGCTGCCAGGGGAAGTTCTGTAAGGCGATTTTTCCTGAATGCGGAGATTGCCCCTGAGGAGCCCCCAGCCCTGACAGTATTTTGCGATTTTACGTTGCCATATTCGAACATCAATTCGATAAGGTCTTTGCGCATGCTTTTTCTGTGCAGGAGGGAAGAGCGTAGCGAAAAGTTGCCCATCGTTTTCATCAGCTTAAGTGAGGAGTACCTATGGGTGGGCAGCGGCTCCTGCAATGCCAGGGGGGCAGTATTAAAAGTGAATCCAGATAGGCGTTTAAAGTCTGCAGGCGCTTCGGGCATTGTGCCGGTATAAAGCATCGTATGGAAAATGGTTCCGGGCTTCAAGTGAGGACGAATCTCCTCAATGAGTCGAGTAATAAGCTCGGGCTCCATAAAATTGAATAGATCCCAGCAGAGCACAACGTCAATTTTAATTCGCTGTGGTTTTTTCGTGAGATGTTCAGACAGCTGCTTGGCCCTGCTCTGAGTATCAGAAGCATAGGTTTCCAAAAGAAGACTGCGTAAATCTTCAATAAATGTCTGGCAAGACAATTCCAGAAAGGTTTGTGTGGTGCCAAATGAAAGGCATCCCAAATCCAAAACTTTACTGCCCGGTTGGATGACTTCATCCACCAAGGCGGCAATGCCAAACGAATGATGCTGCAACATATTTTCCACACCAAAAGCTAAAACCCCGGCAATAGCCGGGGCCTGAATTGAGGATCACACGAGGTGGCTTGGTTTAGCTCTCCTCTGCTTCCTCTTCAGTTTCCTTAGCGCCGAACAGATAGTCACTTGTGTCGGACAAGCGGGAGGAATCACTAGCAGTGGAACTGCTGGAAGTGTAAGACGAGTTGCTCTGGGAGCGGTTTGCAGGCTTATCTTCAGTTGCTGGCAGGTCTGGGTGAACCAGGCGATCGGAGAACTCCTTGTGACGCTCCTTCATTTCGGAATCGGTATCTACCATATCCATGGAACCACGGAATTTACCGCCGTCATCCAGCTTGATTCTTGGTGCGATTAGGTTTCCATTGACCTGTGCAGTATTGCGGATTTCAATCAATTCGTCAGCAAGTGCATCTCCATCCAAGGTGCCTTCCACGACGATATTTTTTG
This DNA window, taken from Microbulbifer sp. GL-2, encodes the following:
- a CDS encoding OmpA family protein, with translation MFDSAHSSSESSESQWISLSDMMAGLMMVFLCIAVFVMRSLIDERAKIRELAESYRDTQLAIYQTLQQEFSHDLDQWGASLDKQTLAISFNNSDALFKTGDFTLSDNAREIMSSFVPRYIAALTPYMDTIAAIQIEGHTSSEWGDQSAPEGGYFHNLRLSQQRSRAVMQYAHSLLPPAQAVLVRAKVAAVGYSSARPVLNASGIEDADRSRRVAFRVVRDSESHILQILEEAL
- a CDS encoding MotA/TolQ/ExbB proton channel family protein, whose product is MTQFFYHWLTKLSPEQVTDTFLIVMLALSAIALIFYPLGKFPRFVKETPSLLTGLGILGTFIGIIIGIYGFDLADIDTSISELMQGLETAFLTSILGLFLSLILRTIFQVFSKDQPTKATADDILLAINAQRQDLAKFQHGISEEVLQSLSSVVEKFNEGLNAQMGENLQQFTQKLEAVSPALQALIDQHEQHAELATIYREQTTSLLIEINGAQENLLQLHQRITELPEIFNVIPSLVEQQRTHSEQISVMLNEQQASIEILQKSIPDIAPKFESLTQGIDKANQQLGTQVQHLISLSETQAKVFEQRTNKVVALADVLTNIDPNQFSSIIQESASSHRESMTELAQLIAKTHQQMITELSQVITHDLTNADVSIKRQYELLDQRLHSEVESVMAAMGDALGTLSGEFSRDFRQLIQQMKRIDAQVKQVAGEEHV
- a CDS encoding class I SAM-dependent methyltransferase, whose product is MLQHHSFGIAALVDEVIQPGSKVLDLGCLSFGTTQTFLELSCQTFIEDLRSLLLETYASDTQSRAKQLSEHLTKKPQRIKIDVVLCWDLFNFMEPELITRLIEEIRPHLKPGTIFHTMLYTGTMPEAPADFKRLSGFTFNTAPLALQEPLPTHRYSSLKLMKTMGNFSLRSSLLHRKSMRKDLIELMFEYGNVKSQNTVRAGGSSGAISAFRKNRLTELPLAALSTALTHTARSPMSKALDVGQKAGRNMQYLQRSVGELFIADLYSAIIWHCSRKLPFDSVVQAALRQATLPVNLDCILLWDLLNFFSAEEIQSITSALYQYLADGGVMHFLLFKQEQLPINCGVFEIQQSGLVGTYIHPAGKKQIKFRTITDVVKSLPQMKVLGQGTGRVPNGPFYHEITMQKVVKDQ
- a CDS encoding polymer-forming cytoskeletal protein; translation: MSTDKSNDSTPFLAGMSAGEQQSSLSNSGAKSVLGEGINFRGELIGTEDLHVEGTVDGTVIMVGHNLSVGTGGAVTANIHAKNIVVEGTLDGDALADELIEIRNTAQVNGNLIAPRIKLDDGGKFRGSMDMVDTDSEMKERHKEFSDRLVHPDLPATEDKPANRSQSNSSYTSSSSTASDSSRLSDTSDYLFGAKETEEEAEES